ACGGCCTTAGCTTTTCATTTGGAATAGCTAACGTAGCGCTCTGGATGCCTGCCTGCGCAGGCATTTTCGGATGGTTGAGTTCAAAATGCTCCGCCAAAACTAACCGAGCGACGCGAAGAAGTCGTCATAAAGAAATGCTGCTTCTTCTTCCAGAAGCCCGGTCTCGATCTCGATCCCGGCCGCTTCAATTGCGGCCTTGCCGCCAGCCCCTTTGGGATGGCGGTCCATGACAGACACGACCACGCGGGCCACCCCCGCCTCGATCAGCCGGCTTGAGCAGGACGCCTCACCGGTAGAGCGCTCACGGCAGGGCTCCAGCGTGACATAGGCAATCGTGCCGGGCGGCAGCTTGCCTTCAAACAGGGTCAGCGCCAGCTGCTCGGCATGGGGCCGGCCGCCATCGCCTGTCGCGCCCTCGGATAGACGGCGTCCATCGGCGCTCATCAGGACGCAGCCGACCGACGGGTTGGCCCCTGTCCGGCCATGCTGGGCGCGGGCAATCTCGATTGCCCGGCGCATTGCATCTTCATCGCGCTGATGCATCGATCAGGGAAGCGCTGGCAGATCGGTCGCGCGCGATCCATCAAGGTAACGCGCCGCAGTCGGCTGCAGGCCGTCGCCCAGCTCGATGAGGAGCGGGTTACCCGTCGGGATCTCGACACCGGTAATCTTGTCATCCTCGACCTGGAATAGATGCTTCACCAGCGCACGCAGAGAATTGCCGTGCGCCGCGATCACGATGTCCGCGCCATTGCGAAGGCGCGCCGCGATCGTCTCGTGCCAGTAAGGCAGCACGCGCTCAAGCGTCAGCTTGAGGCTTTCCGTCGCCGGAATATCGATGCCGTGATAGCGCGGGTCCTTGGACATGTCATAGGCGCTGCCTTCTTCCATCGGCGGCGGCGGCACGTCATAGGAGCGGCGCCAGACATGGACCTGATCCTCGCCATGCTTCTCGGCGGTCTCTTTCTTGTCGAGGCCCGTCAGCCCGCCATAGTGGCGCTCATTGAGGCGCCAGTGCTTTTCCACCGGCAGCCAGACACGGTCCATCTCGGTCAGCGCGATCCAGAGCGTGCGGATGGCGCGGGTCTGAAGGCTGGTGAACCCTTGCGTCGGCGCAAAGCCTGCATCCTTCAGGAGACTACCGGCATGCTTGGCCTCGGCTTCGCCCTTGGCCGTGAGGTCGGCATCCCACCAGCCTGTGAAGCGGTTCTCCAGATTCCACTGGCTCTGGCCATGCCGGACGAGGGCGAGTTTAGGCATGATGCGTCTCCTGGCTGCGCGCTGCGTTCTGTTTGTCCTGCGGGGTTTAAGCTCAGACCCCGGTCACACGCAACAGCTCGCAGAAGGCAAGCACAACGTGATAGCCGGTCGAGGCTGGCATATCGTCGGCGCCGACCTGACCATCGGCATGGTAGCAGTCGATCCATCCGCCTTCTGGCGTCAGATATTCATCTATGAGGACGTCGAAACACTCCACCGCGCGTGCCTCGCAGTGCTCGTCCGCGCCAAGCTCCATCATCGCCAGATGTGCCTTGAGCGCCTCTGTCTGCATCCAGGTGCGCCGCGATCCATCAACGATCTGACCCTCCCGCGTCGCCTTGGCGAAGACGCGACCTTCAGCGTCCAGCGTCCGCAGGCCGATGTCATAGAGCTTGCTCATGGCCGGGTTGAGATCTGTGTGCGCCGCATCCGCATGCGACTTCAGCAGCCACACCCATTCAAACTGGTGTCCGGGCTCGATGAAGCGAAGCGCCGGGTCGCGCTCTTCAGACCAGTCGGGCCCGAATGTCTCACCCAGCGTCCCTGTCACCTGATGGAGCATCTTCTCATCGAGAAGGCGCACCAGCGCACTCGCCCGCTCCAGATGATCGCGCCGCTTATCGCTTTCATAAAGCGCCAGATTGGCCTCGAGCAGATGCATGTGCGGGTTCTGCAGGCGACGGTCGCCCTTTGGCAGGCTCTCGGCATAGCCGCCATGCGCCACATCTTCGAGCTTTGCCTCGACATTGGCGATCAGCTGGCGGGCATGCGCCGCCGCGCTCTCATGCCCCTGCATCGCGGCATGGGCATAGGCGAACAGCACAAAGGCGGTGTCATAGAGGTCTGCTGTCTCGTCGATGAGGCCCGCCCCGTCCGCACTAATGCACCGGCCGATCAGGCCATCGGCGCGCACGCTTGGGCCTGACAGAGCATCGACGCCATAGCCGATCAGCCGGTCGGCCCGGTCGGCGTCCCATCCAAGGCGCTTGGCGGCGGCGAACATGTAGGTCTGGCGTGCCTGTACCCGCACGCGCATCCTGTCAGTCTCCAGTGGGCGGTGCGTGATATCGAGCTTTTCACGGAAAAGATTATTGGGAAGCACGCCTTCGCGGCTCCAGAGCGGGAAGCAGCTGTCCAGCATCCAGTCTCGCGCTTCACGTGCGCGCCGGCTCAATGCGGTAGATGTCATCAGATAAAGCTCCGTGCGGACCAGGCCATCGCTTCGCAAGTTTGGTGCCTGCTTGCTATCAACTGGCCAAGATGTTTTCCAGCGTCTAGACACCATAAAAGTCCGAAGCCGCAGCCGGGATACCCTAGCCTTACAATGACTGACCGTATTTTCTTCCCGAGCGCCCTGCTCGTCGCCATTCTCATGGTCGCGATTGCAGTCCTCCCCGGCATGAATGCTGTGCCAACCGGTCCTGTCAGCGGCGGCAATACAGACTATCGCCGGATTGAGGTCAGCGGCGCACAGCTCAACCGCTTCGTTGCGGGCGGTGATGTCGATATCTCGGTCGAACGTGTGGACGGCCAGCCAGCCCTGCGTATCGAGGTTGAAGCCGGCGCACTCGCAGATGATCCACTGCGTGGCCCCCATTTCGTCCTAGACCGTGACCTTGAGACCGTCTTCGCAGGCCGCGAAATACAGGTCACCGTCCGCGCCCGCGCCGCTGACCGCTTTGGCGCTGAACAGATGCGCGTCAATTATTCGATTGGCGCAGCGATCGAGTCCGGCTGGCAGACCTTCACCGTCACGCGCGAATTTACCGACCAGTCCTTCGTCTGGACCCCGCCGCCGCGCGCAGAGGGCACCGATGCTGGCTATG
This genomic interval from Thalassovita mediterranea contains the following:
- the gpmA gene encoding 2,3-diphosphoglycerate-dependent phosphoglycerate mutase; this encodes MPKLALVRHGQSQWNLENRFTGWWDADLTAKGEAEAKHAGSLLKDAGFAPTQGFTSLQTRAIRTLWIALTEMDRVWLPVEKHWRLNERHYGGLTGLDKKETAEKHGEDQVHVWRRSYDVPPPPMEEGSAYDMSKDPRYHGIDIPATESLKLTLERVLPYWHETIAARLRNGADIVIAAHGNSLRALVKHLFQVEDDKITGVEIPTGNPLLIELGDGLQPTAARYLDGSRATDLPALP
- a CDS encoding AGE family epimerase/isomerase, with protein sequence MTSTALSRRAREARDWMLDSCFPLWSREGVLPNNLFREKLDITHRPLETDRMRVRVQARQTYMFAAAKRLGWDADRADRLIGYGVDALSGPSVRADGLIGRCISADGAGLIDETADLYDTAFVLFAYAHAAMQGHESAAAHARQLIANVEAKLEDVAHGGYAESLPKGDRRLQNPHMHLLEANLALYESDKRRDHLERASALVRLLDEKMLHQVTGTLGETFGPDWSEERDPALRFIEPGHQFEWVWLLKSHADAAHTDLNPAMSKLYDIGLRTLDAEGRVFAKATREGQIVDGSRRTWMQTEALKAHLAMMELGADEHCEARAVECFDVLIDEYLTPEGGWIDCYHADGQVGADDMPASTGYHVVLAFCELLRVTGV